The Scyliorhinus torazame isolate Kashiwa2021f chromosome 17, sScyTor2.1, whole genome shotgun sequence genome includes a window with the following:
- the rai1 gene encoding transcription factor 20: MQSFRDPGGFQSNQQNFQQVRADSSRLETYRQQNPVAQSYDAHGIASKEYYNQQSYQGYGNNTAGTYYGGVKQVPAQQPQGRPLNVASTYQSSAYSRQYQSEGQAPKWGTQGSSVRAISQYGQDSFKSSVPSTVYQQQHMQANATRNPPSLSTQQTHFMHQPHHKSMLQQTSPYVARSAQFNQTFQSSPTSYPTVQDYSLPSRSYEGYGQVAASSQYDRQSAATPDYPTQAGYGYKAAIAKSGGYEQNKATQVKLHTLQYHNQAKLHLLNQSPQLYYQADAPVKSPEQFFQTFSPTSSHSPVSTVVRSPSYSSTPSPLMSNPETLQYAQQTESEIKSTVSHLLASAVSCTTQSPSKTPAGSCKVPLKDKNADKLLSDGAFSSLIALSSQVENIPRTVQQLLLSNTLAPHRKMAKRLPRKSEMFKSSEESLYPEEALGTPQSVHAELQEGEYSSSPEEQLEKIHFFHGHCRNSANLDAVRKNLDTILSCSLASSEDMAAECKADQSGDSYPAQSSLFSKEDTKASSVIILKDSAKERLESELRFNHFAGEPEGKGGQFNMYSTDNFPGHLIRPKRASQGQTFHPDCSQGPAKRDCPLMPKAFGDVVYSQSQPFPSNTLQPLADYREMSFSNNNHDCYSSQIPAPAQELDKLKLVDLPDKNGKDPSLEWEELEANLSQCDLQKMYLHKLQANYKHEQRPLQKDLAPGSSVQEVEEEGEQMGQDGEGGPAENNGNRIKSSQPPLERKEGSMVKSEEDEELAMESKANAVLQDAIAGIERKSVICDVSPTRLCVKEPPEGAEDKLGSAQRGEDTVGAGAPPRLLGHSVIHVGPAILTDPKVGQGDPSAAGVKPEGEGVKQEEPPEATLTLNLPTLSSDLISSALTEIEKAPPKSKAPRVRRLSARVSPGAGVQVKDHSPPKPEDNGQPLKVKCLGSQRERAKSKGSQEGFAVLESTANPPSRMCTRSSSALLDSELSVQSRAVLRKGMLTHREDAPKVGSCGPRHRLNSVSDKCLIQRQGPSPNVRAHLTRANNIHHNRPPDTVHPNQQVKGQERLTQDSNSYKSVVLRARTRAQGMVSQKDAKQRKSCNLVSSRCLTTRNNSSLSKSQRQLTAKHEVLDYVEEQMTAERLKARNSASRLGGQEDQRFSVSHPLKRKGYCSLPLIPAKRQHQMSKGNDTRSEKQKALPGSAPSESNPTAHPMLDEPIQGENCEGASQRGLSKEASNSHGNAQPAISLKTPPKTKILPPRKGRGLKLEAIVQKITSPNSKSFACSNYSDNNVTCLTLDEILSLKEEKLTENTSNEVHQPLIGQNKVAAKDASSKIALVELNKKCLLTSKRLKEENESRTQEKSSIHGKTDINVPTEPECIEAEDRLSVKLSPRERATEEKKGKHKANTDAIPQHASPSSVLSSVSDAGPNEELDNPQDDLELKRPTPPKSCPSPPKRRSLPTGNKNVRQTKNNSKVKRPSGRGGRRRRKHLKGSKTTKAAHRCKKQLKKRNQPLMETKEPVIRLKYVSYKMPRAENKAKSFSPYIHVEKSNEVSSTCTIINTLPEEQSRFQKMKKRSSFSQPPVSVSKTLPTSSAMLPGPVVLDSAKQGHLVCCLCGRPKNHKELGDLFGPYYPEDYTPPVTKNQHIRGKLEMKNGIKVKQERLSVEAKVAESDNESTVSITAEIPPGLEKATEVEDQNPLRTSSREKCKKLSCYCCERTAEDTEPKKVKKKPGLEEELQPPELPLDPHEHWLHGACAVWTSGVYLAAGKLYGLQEAVEMASEMRCSRCEQVGATLGCYTKGCNQKYHYICAIESGCQLSEENFSMKCSKHKSISSKIL; the protein is encoded by the exons ATGCAGTCCTTCCGAGATCCCGGGGGTTTCCAGAGCAACCAGCAAAACTTCCAGCAGGTCAGAGCTGACTCATCGCGTTTGGAAACCTACAGGCAGCAGAACCCGGTCGCCCAAAGCTATGATGCCCATGGGATTGCCTCGAAGGAATATTACAACCAGCAATCTTACCAGGGCTATGGGAACAACACCGCTGGAACTTACTATGGTGGCGTTAAGCAAGTTCCTGCCCAACAGCCACAGGGTCGACCTCTGAATGTTGCATCGACCTACCAAAGTAGTGCTTACTCAAGACAATATCAAAGTGAAGGGCAGGCTCCAAAATGGGGCACACAGGGCTCTTCAGTGAGAGCAATATCCCAGTATGGGCAAGATTCTTTTAAATCCTCTGTTCCTTCCACTGTCTACCAGCAGCAGCACATGCAAGCTAACGCCACCAGGAACCCTCCTTCCCTGTCCACCCAACAGACACACTTCATGCACCAGCCCCACCATAAGTCCATGCTACAACAAACCTCACCCTACGTCGCCAGGTCAGCACAGTTCAACCAGACCTTTCAGTCCTCTCCCACCTCCTACCCCACTGTCCAAGATTACAGCCTCCCCTCCCGCTCGTACGAGGGCTACGGCCAAGTGGCGGCAAGTTCACAGTATGACCGGCAAAGTGCCGCCACTCCGGACTATCCCACCCAAGCTGGCTACGGCTACAAAGCGGCCATCGCCAAGTCCGGGGGCTATGAGCAGAACAAGGCCACTCAAGTCaagctgcacaccctccagtaccacAACCAGGCCAAGCTGCACCTCCTGAACCAGTCTCCCCAGCTCTACTATCAGGCAGATGCTCCAGTCAAATCTCCTGAGCAGTTCTTTCAAACtttcagccccacatccagtcactCTCCTGTTTCCACTGTGGTCAGGTCACCATCTTACAGCTCAACCCCATCGCCCCTGATGAGCAACCCTGAGACTCTGCAATATGCCCAGCAAACTGAGAGCGAGATCAAAAGCACCGTGTCCCATCTGCTGGCATCTGCAGTGAGCTGCACAACGCAAAGTCCCAGCAAGACTCCGGCTGGGAGCTGCAAAGTGCCCCTCAAGGATAAAAACGCGGATAAATTGTTGTCAGACGGAGCTTTCAGCAGCCTGATAGCCCTGAGCTCTCAGGTAGAAAATATCCCGAGGACTGTGCAGCAACTGCTGCTTTCAAACACCCTCGCCCCACACCGCAAAATGGCCAAACGGCTGCCCAGGAAGTCGGAAATGTTTAAGAGCTCCGAGGAAAGCCTGTATCCCGAGGAAGCGCTGGGGACCCCTCAGTCAGTGCACGCCGAGCTCCAGGAGGGGGAATATTCCAGCAGCCCCGAAGAGCAGCTGGAGAAGATCCACTTCTTCCATGGCCACTGCAGGAACTCTGCCAACCTGGATGCTGTGCGGAAGAACCTGGACACCATCCTGTCCTGCTCGCTCGCCTCGTCCGAGGACATGGCCGCAGAGTGTAAAGCAGATCAGAGTGGGGACAGCTACCCAGCACAGTCCAGCCTTTTCTCCAAGGAGGACACCAAAGCCTCCAGTGTGATCATTCTAAAGGACTCTGCCAAGGAGAGGTTGGAGTCAGAACTTCGGTTTAACCATTTCGCAGGGGAGCCGGAGGGTAAAGGGGGCCAGTTCAATATGTATAGCACTGACAACTTTCCCGGACACTTGATCCGCCCCAAGCGAGCCAGCCAAGGACAAACCTTCCACCCCGACTGCAGCCAGGGGCCAGCCAAACGTGACTGTCCATTGATGCCAAAGGCTTTTGGCGATGTCGTTTACAGCCAATCCCAACCTTTCCCCAGTAACACACTCCAGCCTTTGGCAGACTACAGAGAGATGTCTTTCTCCAACAATAACCACGACTGCTATTCCTCACAGATACCAGCCCCTGCACAGGAGCTGGACAAACTGAAACTTGTCGACTTGCCCGATAAGAATGGGAAGGACCCCTCGCTGGAGTGGGAAGAGCTGGAGGCCAACCTGTCCCAGTGTGACCTCCAGAAAATGTACCTTCACAAACTGCAGGCCAATTATAAACATGAACAGCGGCCTCTGCAGAAGGACCTGGCTCCTGGCAGCTctgtccaggaggtggaggaggagggggaacaaATGGGACAAGACGGCGAGGGGGGACCTGCAGAAAATAATGGGAACAGGATCAAGAGCAGCCAACCCCCCTTGGAACGGAAGGAGGGCTCAATGGTCAAGTCAGAAGAAGATGAAGAGCTGGCCATGGAGTCAAAGGCAAACGCAGTGCTGCAAGATGCAATCGCTGGTATCGAGAGGAAATCTGTCATCTGTGATGTGTCACCCACCCGGCTCTGTGTTAAAGAACCTCCAGAAGGTGCAGAGGACAAGCTGGGCAGCGCGCAGAGAGGGGAGGACACAGTGGGTGCCGGAGCTCCCCCCCGCTTGCTGGGACACTCTGTTATCCATGTTGGCCCAGCCATACTCACAGACCCAAAGGTGGGCCAGGGAGACCCCTCCGCAGCCGGGGTGAAgccggagggagagggggtgaaacAGGAGGAGCCTCCTGaggccacactcactctgaacttgcCAACTCTTTCCTCCGACCTCATCAGCTCAGCACTGACCGAGATAGAAAAGGCTCCTCCCAAGAGCAAAGCTCCCAGGGTGAGAAGACTGTCGGCCAGAGTGTCACCAGGAGCCGGTGTCCAGGTTAAAGACCATTCACCCCCCAAACCAGAGGACAACGGCCAACCTCTCAAGGTGAAATGTTTGGGATCACAGCGAGAAAGAGCGAAAAGCAAAGGTTCCCAGGAGGGATTCGCTGTCTTGGAATCCACGGCCAACCCTCCCAGCAGGATGTGCACCCGCTCTTCCAGCGCATTACTGGACAGTGAGCTGagtgtccagtcccgggctgtcCTGAGGAAGGGAATGCTCACTCACCGGGAGGATGCTCCAAAGGTAGGGAGCTGTGGCCCGAGGCACAGGCTGAACTCGGTCTCAGACAAGTGTTTGATCCAAAGGCAAGGTCCCAGTCCAAATGTGAGAGCTCACCTGACCAGGGCCAACAACATCCATCACAATCGCCCCCCCGATACTGTCCACCCAAACCAACAGGTGAAGGGCCAAGAACGCCTGACCCAAGACTCCAATTCGTATAAATCCGTTGTACTCAGAGCCAGAACCAGGGCGCAGGGAatggtttcacaaaaagatgcaaaacAGCGCAAGAGTTGCAATCTTGTCTCCAGCCGATGTTTGACCACCAGAAATAACTCTTCCCTTTCAAAATCTCAAAGACAACTGACAGCCAAACACGAGGTGTTGGATTATGTCGAAGAGCAGATGACGGCCGAGAGATTAAAGGCACGAAATTCGGCTTCAAGACTCGGAGGGCAGGAGGACCAAAGATTTTCCGTTTCGCACCCTTTGAAAAGGAAAGGTTACTGCTCCCTCCCGCTGATCCCGGCGAAAAGACAGCACCAGATGTCAAAGGGAAACGATACCAGGTCAGAGAAACAGAAAGCGCTTCCTGGCTCTGCTCCATCAGAAAGTAACCCAACTGCCCATCCTATGCTGGATGAACCCATCCAAGGTGAGAATTGTGAAGGGGCTTCACAACGGGGTCTGAGTAAGGAAGCATCAAACAGTCATGGCAATGCCCAGCCCGCTATTTCTCTGAAAACCCCTCCCAAAACAAAGATCCTCCCCCCTCGGAAAGGCAGAGGTCTTAAACTAGAGGCTATCGTGCAAAAGATCACCTCCCCAAACTCAAAATCATTCGCCTGCAGCAATTATTCTGATAACAATGTGACATGCCTGACTCTGGATGAGATACTGTCCCTGAAAGAAGAGAAACTCACTGAAAACACCAGCAACGAGGTGCACCAGCCGCTGATTGGCCAGAACAAAGTGGCGGCCAAAGATGCTTCTTCCAAGATTGCCCTGGTGGAGCTGAATAAAAAGTGCCTCCTCACATCTAAGAGGCTCAAGGAGGAAAATGAATCAAGGACGCAGGAGAAGAGCAGTATTCATGGGAAGACCGATATCAATGTACCCACAGAACCAGAATGTATTGAGGCGGAAGACCGGCTCAGTGTGAAGCTTTCTCCCAGGGAAAGGGCCACGGAAGAGAAGAAGGGAAAACACAAAGCTAACACTGACGCAATTCCTCAGCATGCTTCTCCTTCCTCTGTGTTGTCTTCTGTTTCAGATGCAGGTCCAAATGAAGAGTTGGACAATCCTCAGGATGACCTGGAGCTGAAGAGGCCAACTCCCCCGAAATCTTGTCCGTCTCCTCCGAAGAGGCGCAGTCTCCCAACGGGAAATAAAAATGTCAGACAAACCAAGAATAATTCTAAAGTTAAGAGGCCCAGTGGGAGAGGTGGGAGAAGGAGAAGGAAGCACCTCAAAGGCAGCAAGACTACAAAAGCTGCTCACAGGTGCAAAAAACAATTGAAGAAAAGAAACCAACCTCTTATGGAAACCAAAGAGCCGGTGATCCGGTTAAAATACGTCTCCTATAAGATGCCAAGAGCTGAAAACAAAGCTAAGAGCTTTTCCCCTTATATTCATGTTGAGAAGAGTAATGAGGTCTCGTCCACCTGCACAATCATTAACACTTTGCCAGAGGAACAGTCCAGGTTCCAAAAGATGAAGAAAAGATCTTCATTTTCACAGCCCCCTGTATCAGTCAGtaagacattgccaacatcctcagCTATGTTACCAGGGCCAGTGGTGCTGGACTCCGCTAAGCAAGGCCATCTGGTCTGCTGCTTATGTGGGAGGCCGAAGAATCACAAGGAGCTCGGGGACCTCTTTGGGCCGTATTACCCAGAGGATTACACACCGCCAGTAACAAAGAACCAGCATATCAGGGGGAAATTGGAGATGAAGAATGGGATCAAAGTGAAGCAAGAGAGGCTCTCGGTTGAAGCAAAAGTTGCCGAGTCAGACAACGAGAGTACTGTCAGCATCACGGCAGAGATTCCACCCGGTCTGGAGAAGGCAACTGAGGTGGAAGATCAGAACCCACTCCGCACCAGCTCAAGGGAAAAGTGCAAAAAGCTGAGCTGCTACTGCTGCGAGAGGACAGCCGAAGACACCGAGCCCAAGAAGGTGAAGAAGAAGCCAGGCTTGGAGGAGGAGCTGCAGCCTCCTGAACTGCCTCTGGACCCCCATGAGCACTGGTTACATGGAGCCTGTGCTGTGTGGACAAGTGGAGTGTACCTGGCTGCAGGGAAGCTGTATGGACTGCAGGAAGCTGTGGAGATGGCCAGCGAGATG AGATGTTCCAGATGTGAGCAGGTGGGTGCCACTTTGGGCTGTTACACCAAGGGTTGCAATCAGAAATACCATTACATCTGTGCCATTGAGTCAG GTTGCCAATTAAGTGAGGAGAATTTTTCAATGAAGTGCTCAAAGCATAAG AGCATATCATCTAAAATACTATAA